One segment of Carya illinoinensis cultivar Pawnee chromosome 13, C.illinoinensisPawnee_v1, whole genome shotgun sequence DNA contains the following:
- the LOC122290756 gene encoding kinesin-like protein KIN-14T isoform X5, whose translation MDSSYVLLRLSDNKSRCYSFDKIFLPGSSQDEVFSEVKPVIKSALDGYNACIFAYGQTGTGKTFTMEGSPDLPGVVPRAIEALFREAVDCNHAFLFTFSMLEIYMGNLKDLLITQPRKAMDPMPPCLSIKTDPKGGIEIDNLVAFQVSDFNQALRLYRLGCQSRSTASTNCNTSSSRSHCLIRLSITSFDAPERQRETNKVWFIDLGGSERVLKTKAWGRRLEEGKAINLSLSALGNVINALQRKKFHVPYRNSKLTQVLKDSLGESSKTLMLVHVSPREEDLCETICSLNFATRAKSIHLGTEESTQEERDQRGVTMMNLQQKIKMIEEERRNIKRNIEKLNEKLDTLARRGTISSQELNAPHLTSGLPQPNLEILRNKTSDVPISQMSLLPRFMRPTICSRRKSGLDQQNSEDKQEFHARRRRPLSHRAESVTFPVKCKSDHSSEFDTWRSGCLLAFNMNADIETEYSQDTSECDIEGVVFPEQETLPGSSINPNAHISHSQQYGNRLESKYSSTRFLNVENWLHLHKKEPFVITNSSGGKRVLATPIPEKKCSSYGQKKESKLKDDTRDTCSFKINKIVYHKMLNKQADVEGFRRSVLEEVINKPQPLFEDCLSKDSRSGSGCLLNKPDGDMTIQTQDLVHGPSIIDNECDTSFMLCDLDYSIGNPKEEPGISFSSPELEPHCQQVPTGTDVEDGMGEDLDTLSQSSMTGRERGPQKLRSHIALFMVNPHPEELTGTYVRSQEYAQNRGICHLLKQKIQMVFASALLGLGFQKLGFEHDFFHGLML comes from the exons GGATTCAAGTTATGTTCTTCTCAGGCTTTCAGATAATAAGAGTAGATGTTACAGTTTTGACAAGATTTTCCTGCCAGGTTCATCACAAG ATGAAGTCTTTTCAGAAGTTAAACCAGTCATTAAATCAGCACTGGATGGCTACAATGCATGCATATTTGCTTATGGGCAGACAGGCACAGGGAAGACTTTCACAATG gaAGGGAGTCCAGATTTGCCAGGGGTGGTGCCACGAGCAATTGAGGCACTTTTTAGGGAAGCGGTGGATTGCAACCATGCATTTCTCTTCACTTTCAGTATGCTTGAGATTTACATGGGAAATCTCAAAGACTTGCTCATCACTCAGCCAAGAAAAGCAATGGATCCCATGCCACCATG CCTTTCAATCAAAACAGATCCTAAGGGTGGCATTGAAATAGACAATCTTGTGGCCTTCCAAGTGAGTGACTTCAACCAAGCATTGAGGCTCTATAGACTAGGATGCCAGTCCCGATCAACTGCCTCAACAAATTGTAACACGAGTTCCAGCAGATCACACTG CTTGATTCGCCTATCAATCACATCTTTCGATGCTCCTGAGAGGCAAAGGGAGACGAACAAAGTTTGGTTTATTGACCTTGGTGGAAGTGAGCGTGTACTGAAGACGAAGGCATGGGGTAGAAGacttgaagaaggaaaagccaTCAACTTATCACTTTCTGCTCTTGGGAATGTCATCAATGCCCTTCAAAGGAAAAAGTTCCATGTACCTTATAG GAATAGCAAGCTGACACAAGTTCTTAAGGATTCCCTGG GAGAGAGTTCAAAAACACTGATGCTTGTCCATGTTAGTCCCAGAGAAGAAGATCTGTGCGAGACAATATGTTCTTTAAATTTTGCTACAAGGGCTAAAAGCATTCATCTGGGGACTGAGGAGTCAACT CAGGAAGAGAGGGACCAGAGGGGAGTTACAATGATGAATCTGCagcaaaagataaaaatgattgAGGAAGAGCGTCGAAATATCAAGAGAAACATTGAGAAGTTAAATGAGAAATTAGACACACTAGCAAGGAGAGGAACAATTTCCAGTCAGGAGCTAAATGCTCCCCATTTAACTTCTGGACTGCCCCAACCTAATCTTGAAATTTTAAGGAACAAGACTAGTGATGTACCCATAAGTCAAATGTCACTGTTGCCAAGGTTTATGAGGCCAACTATTTGCAGCAGAAGAAAATCTGGATTAGATCAACAGAATTCAGAAGATAAACAAGAATTTCATGCAAGAAGAAGAAGGCCATTATCTCATCGCGCCGAGTCGGTGACTTTCCCTGTAAAGTGTAAGTCAGACCACAGCTCAGAGTTCGATACGTGGAGAAGTGGCTGTTTGTTGGCTTTTAACATGAATGCAGATATCGAAACAGAGTACAGTCAAGACACATCTGAATGTGATATTGAAGGGGTTGTCTTCCCAGAACAGGAAACATTGCCAGGGAGTTCTATTAATCCAAACGCTCACATTAGTCACAGTCAACAATATGGAAATAGACTGGAAAGTAAATATAGCTCCACAAGGTTTCTGAATGTTGAAAATTGGCTTCATTTACATAAAAAGGAACCTTTCGTCATTACTAATTCTAGTGGGGGTAAAAGGGTTCTAGCTACTCCCATTCCAGAGAAGAAATGTAGTTCTTATGGGCAGAAGAAAGAAAGTAAGTTAAAGGATGATACAAGGGATACTTGtagctttaaaataaataagatcgTTTACCATAAAATGTTGAATAAGCAAGCTGATGTTGAGGGATTTAGAAGGTCTGTGTTAGAAGAGGTGATTAACAAACCTCAACCACTTTTTGAGGATTGTCTCAGTAAGGACTCAAGATCAGGTTCGGGTTGTCTATTGAATAAACCTGATGGTGACATGACTATACAAACACAAGATTTGGTGCATGGTCCATCAATAATAGATAATGAGTGTGACACATCTTTCATGCTATGTGATTTAGATTATAGTATTGGTAACCCAAAAGAAGAGCCTGGCATCTCATTCTCCTCCCCGGAACTGGAACCACACTGTCAACAAGTACCTACAGGAACAGATGTGGAAGATGGTATGGGGGAAGACTTGGATACCTTATCTCAAAGCTCGATGACAGGAAGAGAACGTGGCCCACAAAAATTGAGATCACATATAGCCCTATTTATGGTTAATCCACATCCAGAGGAATTAACCGGGACTTATGTGAGATCACAAGAATATGCACAGAACAGAG GAATTTGTCACCTTCTCAAACAGAAAATTCAGATGGTTTTTGCCAGTGCACTTCTTGGATTGGGATTTCAGAAGTTGGGATTTGAACATGACTTCTTCCATGGTCTAATGCTTTAA